The Desulfonatronum thiosulfatophilum DNA segment CGGCGACATCCCGATCTATGTGAACGAGGACAGCGTGGATGTCTGGGCCAATCCCAGGCTGTTCAAGCTGGATGCTTCCCTTCGCCCCCGGGTCCAAGCCGGGGTGCCGCCGGACTACTTCAGCGAGACCGGACAGCTCTGGGGGAATCCGGTTTACGACTGGGAGCAGATGCAAAAAGACGATTTCAGCTGGTGGGTGTGGCGCATCCGGCACAACACCATGCTCTTCGACATGGTCCGCCTGGACCATTTTCGCGGCTTTGTGGCCTGCTGGGAAGTGCCTGCCGGCCACAAGACAGCCATGCACGGAAAATGGGTGGATCTGCCGGCCAAGTCCTTTTTTCGGGTCCTTTCCGAAGCTTTTGATCCCCTGCCCTTGATCGCCGAGGATCTCGGCACCATTGATGATGCGGTGCGCGACATCATGCGCGAGTTTTCCCTTCCCGGAATGAAGATCCTGCTCTTCGCCTTTGGTCCGGACCTGCCCACCAACCCGTATGTCCCGCATAATCATATCCAGAAATGTCTTGTCTATACCGGTACCCACGACAACAACACCGTCCGCGGCTGGTTTGAGGAAGAGGCCGACGCCGAGACCCTAGCCCGTGTGAACGAGTATCTCGACGCACACTGCACGGCCGATAACATCGCTTCACGATTTGTGCGCCTGGCCATGCAATCCGTGGCGGAAACGGCCATTTTCCCGCTCCAGGACATCCTTGGATTAAGCGCCGCTTCCAAGATGAACGTTCCCGGCGTATCCAACGGAAACTGGTCCTGGCGAATGGCGCCGGATTCGTTGAATGCCGCTGTCCGCAAGCACCTTCTGTATCTGACGACACTCTACGGAAGAGGTCCGACTCATAAATGAAGCGCATTACTTTAGCTCCGGCCGTGCTGGTTATTTTGCTGTGGGCAGCGACGCCGGCCGTCAGTTTTTATGCTGATCTTGACATGGCCCAGGTTCGGATGGCGGAGGAGAGACCCGCCGAAGCCCTGCTGGCGATCCAGGAGCACCTCCGCAAACACCCCGGTGAACCCCAGGGTTTGTTCCTGAAAGCCTTGATTCTTGAACGGTCGGGGCGTTTCTCCGAGGCCATGGACGTGTATCGCTCCCTGATCGACATCCACCCGGAACTGCCTGAACCCTACAACAATCTGGCCGCGTTGCTCGCTGCCGGGGGACGTTTCGAAGAGGCCAAGCAGACCTTGCAACAGGCTTTGCAGACCCATCCCAGCTACGCCACGGCGCATCAAAACTTGAGCCGGATCTATTCGGCCATGGCCGGCAGTGCATATCGGCGGGCCTTGGGCAACAATGACGACACGATTCTCGTTCTCCTTGATCCTCTGGATGAACTTGGGGTTTCGGCAGATACGGCAGTAATGCTGGCCGCTGTGGATAGACAAGCCCAGGAACGGCTCATGACGGAGGCTCCATTATCATCACCTGCTGCCATGCCGGTTCCGAACCTGGACTCCTCCGCAGTACCGCCATCGGCACGCGCACCTGAACGTATCACAGGGCCATTGCCCGGAGTATCTTCATGGTTGTCGACTCCAGGTTTTGCGACGCAAGGCATGCCCCCGGGACTTGCGTCAGCCCTGATTTGTGCTCCTCAGGAGTCCCCAAGGGATAATGTCGGACTCGATGTTACGTGCCCGCAGGAGACCGTGCCGGAAATTCTTGCGGATCTTGCCAGCTCCGAGCCGCCATCCGTATCCGAACCATCTGCCGCGGCACCTGAAGCACCCGAAGCGGTCGGAGCACGTGGTACGAAGCCGGTTTTGCCCACGCCTGCCCCGGAAACGGTTTCCGGGGCTCCTGAGCCAGCCGCTGTTCCGGAATTGATTTCTGCTCCAGAGGCCTCCGCGACCAGTGAACCGGAATCCGCCCCTCCTTCCGTTCAGGCTGAAACGTCGACAGCCGACTCCTTCCATGTGGATGTGCAGGAGACGGTTACCCAGGTGGTTCAAGACTGGGCCAAGGCCTGGGCCAGCCAGAACGTTCAGGCCTACCTTTCCTTTTACAGCGATGAGTTCAAGCCCGAAAGAGGCCTCAGTTTGGCCCAGTGGCGGGAACAACGCCGCACCAGGGTTGCCGCGCCGCCATTCATTCATGTGACGCTCTCGAACATTATAGTTACCGTTCTGGACGAGAATTCAGTTCAGGTTCGCTTTACGCAGCGTTACCGTTCCAACGTGGTCAACGATCAGGTTCTCAAAGAGTTGCAAATGCGCAAAGAAAACGGCCAGTGGCGTATTGTCAGGGAGAGGTTGTTGCCTCGTTAGTCACTTTATGAAACCCAACACGCTTTTTGTCACAGTACGTTCTCAATGATCAATCATTTCCCCATCCTGTCCATGGTCCAGGCAAAATACCTGATATGGAGACTCGTTTCGGCTTTGGCGTTCCTTGTCGTGGTGGTGCTCACCCCGTTATCCATCAAGGCAAATCTGGACGATTATTCCGTTGGTGGATACAGCCTAAGCATTACCAGGGCGCCGGAGTCCGACCTGTTGATTGCTCTGGAAAACGTTCAAAGAGAACGCCTGGACCAGGCCCAGACCCTTCTGGAAAGCCTAGTTCAGGAAAATCCGGATTTTCGTCTGGCCCAGCTAGTTTACGCGGACGTGCTCGCGGCAAGAGCCGGAACCATTCAAGGACTTGGAGCGGGGCTGATTCCGGAGACCGAGTTGGCCGGTCTGGAAGATGAAGCTCGCCGTAGGTGGCTCTACCACCAGCGGCAACCCAACGGGAGACTGCTGCCCAGCAGTCTGGTCGCCCTTGGGGAGAACGAACCCTATGCTCTGGTCGTGGATCTGGAGTTGTCCAGAATGTATGTGGTTTCCAACAGGGGAGGAATCGGGCCGCGTGTCGTAGACGACTATTACATTTCCGGCGGCAAGGGCGGGCCGGAAAAACACCGGGAAGGGGACCAGCGCACTCCTTTGGGTGTCTACTTTACCCAAAATTTCATTCCCGGCCAGCGGCTGCCCAAGTATTACGGATGGGGCGCCTTCACCCTGGATTATCCCAACCCTTTGGATCGGCGCCTGGGCAAGACGGGGCACGGCATCTGGCTGCATGGAAATCCCACGGGCATGTTCAGCCGCCCTCCGTTGGCCAGCGACGGCTGCGTGACCATGCACAACAAGGATCTGGAGGCTCTGGCTCCCTTGCTCAAGAACGGCAATGTGCCCGTGGTGCTCTCCCGAAGCGTCAGTTGGACCGATCCGCTAAAGCTGCGTGAAGTGCAAAAAGAGATGCTAGATCTGCTGGAGACGTGGCGCAGGGATTGGGAAAGCCTGAATTCAGAAGCGTATCTGGCACATTATTCACCAAAATTCCGCAGCGGGAACCAGGACTACTCTGCTTGGAAGCGCCACAAAACACGGATTAACGCGGGAAAAAGCGAAGTCCGGGTGCGTATGGGAAACATCAACATATTCGAGTACCCGGAAAATCCGGAAATCATGGTCGCGACTTTCAACCAGGACTACTGGAGCGACAACTTCCAGTCATCATCGCGCAAGCACCAGTTCTGGCAGCAGGAAAGCGACGGTCGGTGGAGAATAATTTACGAAGGTTCTCATTAGCACGATTTTGAACCTGGACAATCTCCGAAAGGGGGTTCGTGCCGCGAAAATATTTTTTCATAGAATTTTAGGCAGTTGAACCCCTAAAGTTTTTCAGATCCCTGCCGATAAAGGTCATGAGGAGTAATCCGCTGTGACCATCAAGCCATTCCAAGTCCAGAACATGCTTCGCCATTACGGCCAACATCTCGATCAGGGCCGGAGAATGGCGCGCTATCGCATGCTGCTGCAGCGGGCTTCGCCTGAAGACGTCGTCAACCTGTCCCAGGACGGCCGCCGAAAGCAGCTGGTGGAGAAAATTGCCGCCGAGATCATGGACAGCCTGATGGTATCAGGAAGCAGCAACCCTGTGGTGCTGGAGATCAAAGAGGAGCTGGAACGAGAATTCGGTTTCGGTATGGAATTTCGATATCTTCCACTGGAGCCGGAACTGCAAATTTTGCGCAAGGAAGGCGAAGAACTGACGGAAGTTGTCGGTGAGGAAAAACAAACCATTCTGCAGCGTTTCTGGCGCATTACCCTGGCCAAAGTCAATGAAACCATGCTTTAGGCCTTGGAGGAAACATGGAAATCAAGAAACTTATTGATGCATTTCGACCCGTGGAAAGCCGCGAATCCGGACCCAAGGCCGAAAAAAAAGGGCCGGCTGCCGGGACTGCCTCGACACAAGGCGATCGCATCAGCCTTTCTGCTGGAGCCCAAACCTACCGCGGCGTCCAGGCTGTTGCCGAGGCAGACTCCGGAGTCCGTACCGATCGGGTCGAACAGATCAAGGAGCAGGTGGAATCCAACACCTATCAGATGAACAGCCGCAAGACCGCCGAAAAAATGCTGGAGCAGGAGTACGGGGCTTGGGGGAGACAGATTTGATCTTGTCGTTCTCGCCTGCTCCCTCAGATCCGGCCCTTTTAACCAATTTCTCGAGGTACTTGTTCATCTCCTGACTTTGCCTTCCCCGCGGCCAAATGCACTCTGGGCGGATGACGCATCTGATTCTGGGGAACCTGCATGCCTCGGCGTAAACGAGCGTTGATCACCAGAGGTCCGACCAGATTCAGGACGGCGTCCTCGGGCTTTCCCGCGGGAATGGTCACGGTCACCAGGACCACGGCTTCACGGATGTTCTTCAGGCGAAGCAGTTCCTGCTCCGGTGTGCCGACCTTGATCCGATAATCCGGCACGTATACGTAGGGATCCGCGACCATCAATCCCAGGGCCGGATCGGTGCAGCTTTGCAGCAGAAAAAAAGCTGAATCCTCGCGCACGCGTACCAGGGCGAATTCCCGCTGCATCTCGAATCCTACCAGCCCCTTCGGAAAATAAACCAGTCGATCCTGTTCCACTTGCAGCGGACCGACCCGGGAATGAATTATTCTTCCTGTTTTCTGGACCATATCTTCGTCGCCATCAAGAAATCCTGTTCATTGGCCTGCACGGCCATCAAGTTCTCTTCCTTGATCCGCAAGTAGACCTCCTCGCGATACACCGTGAGATCGTCCGGGATGT contains these protein-coding regions:
- the malQ gene encoding 4-alpha-glucanotransferase, whose protein sequence is MKTQDRFSGILLHVTSLPSRFGVGDLGPEAKRFVDFLAESGQRYWQMLPLNPTSPIHGNSPYSSDSAFAGNPLLISPEAMLEAGLLQEEDFYGLPRIPVERVKYGQAAEIREELLRKAFARLESRPLVRSKFEEFRKEQADWLEDYALFRALKNHFDQLPWTSWPQALQRRESSALAKFRDELRSDIDLACFRQFVFFSQWQSLREYCRRRGVQLIGDIPIYVNEDSVDVWANPRLFKLDASLRPRVQAGVPPDYFSETGQLWGNPVYDWEQMQKDDFSWWVWRIRHNTMLFDMVRLDHFRGFVACWEVPAGHKTAMHGKWVDLPAKSFFRVLSEAFDPLPLIAEDLGTIDDAVRDIMREFSLPGMKILLFAFGPDLPTNPYVPHNHIQKCLVYTGTHDNNTVRGWFEEEADAETLARVNEYLDAHCTADNIASRFVRLAMQSVAETAIFPLQDILGLSAASKMNVPGVSNGNWSWRMAPDSLNAAVRKHLLYLTTLYGRGPTHK
- the flgM gene encoding flagellar biosynthesis anti-sigma factor FlgM; the protein is MEIKKLIDAFRPVESRESGPKAEKKGPAAGTASTQGDRISLSAGAQTYRGVQAVAEADSGVRTDRVEQIKEQVESNTYQMNSRKTAEKMLEQEYGAWGRQI
- the fliW gene encoding flagellar assembly protein FliW, with the translated sequence MVQKTGRIIHSRVGPLQVEQDRLVYFPKGLVGFEMQREFALVRVREDSAFFLLQSCTDPALGLMVADPYVYVPDYRIKVGTPEQELLRLKNIREAVVLVTVTIPAGKPEDAVLNLVGPLVINARLRRGMQVPQNQMRHPPRVHLAAGKAKSGDEQVPREIG
- a CDS encoding L,D-transpeptidase family protein, whose translation is MINHFPILSMVQAKYLIWRLVSALAFLVVVVLTPLSIKANLDDYSVGGYSLSITRAPESDLLIALENVQRERLDQAQTLLESLVQENPDFRLAQLVYADVLAARAGTIQGLGAGLIPETELAGLEDEARRRWLYHQRQPNGRLLPSSLVALGENEPYALVVDLELSRMYVVSNRGGIGPRVVDDYYISGGKGGPEKHREGDQRTPLGVYFTQNFIPGQRLPKYYGWGAFTLDYPNPLDRRLGKTGHGIWLHGNPTGMFSRPPLASDGCVTMHNKDLEALAPLLKNGNVPVVLSRSVSWTDPLKLREVQKEMLDLLETWRRDWESLNSEAYLAHYSPKFRSGNQDYSAWKRHKTRINAGKSEVRVRMGNINIFEYPENPEIMVATFNQDYWSDNFQSSSRKHQFWQQESDGRWRIIYEGSH
- a CDS encoding DVU0524 family FlgM-associated protein, with the translated sequence MTIKPFQVQNMLRHYGQHLDQGRRMARYRMLLQRASPEDVVNLSQDGRRKQLVEKIAAEIMDSLMVSGSSNPVVLEIKEELEREFGFGMEFRYLPLEPELQILRKEGEELTEVVGEEKQTILQRFWRITLAKVNETML
- the csrA gene encoding carbon storage regulator CsrA, translating into MLILTRKAGESLYLGDNIKVTVLKVQGNQVKLGFDIPDDLTVYREEVYLRIKEENLMAVQANEQDFLMATKIWSRKQEE
- a CDS encoding nuclear transport factor 2 family protein produces the protein MKRITLAPAVLVILLWAATPAVSFYADLDMAQVRMAEERPAEALLAIQEHLRKHPGEPQGLFLKALILERSGRFSEAMDVYRSLIDIHPELPEPYNNLAALLAAGGRFEEAKQTLQQALQTHPSYATAHQNLSRIYSAMAGSAYRRALGNNDDTILVLLDPLDELGVSADTAVMLAAVDRQAQERLMTEAPLSSPAAMPVPNLDSSAVPPSARAPERITGPLPGVSSWLSTPGFATQGMPPGLASALICAPQESPRDNVGLDVTCPQETVPEILADLASSEPPSVSEPSAAAPEAPEAVGARGTKPVLPTPAPETVSGAPEPAAVPELISAPEASATSEPESAPPSVQAETSTADSFHVDVQETVTQVVQDWAKAWASQNVQAYLSFYSDEFKPERGLSLAQWREQRRTRVAAPPFIHVTLSNIIVTVLDENSVQVRFTQRYRSNVVNDQVLKELQMRKENGQWRIVRERLLPR